A stretch of Elgaria multicarinata webbii isolate HBS135686 ecotype San Diego chromosome 5, rElgMul1.1.pri, whole genome shotgun sequence DNA encodes these proteins:
- the BTLA gene encoding B- and T-lymphocyte attenuator, which translates to MLKLDHPWAYGSETENCTTTITVPRGTQYNRTSGDSVTIDCPVTYCEEQPVIQWYRYNKADKKSLILQNEQRHTVSWINGNNFILNFSSVNKNDSGLYHCVATVGEQKIESHLIEVFVQDYSNLTEPEDAKNTTENHGAPERNKILIIYFLSSLGALCFLIFCCSGLLFFVRRNQVTNKMISSNVEHEMNVLSSHTNAQCYSASTTHVSDEGFAPGLLQFPDGNTIYDNQGNCQKASKAAQNLTCNESVTCIHQLLPANQDALVYATLSHEEPFQRCEPVVETVFTEYATIRLKK; encoded by the exons ATGCTGAAGTTGGACCATCCATGGGCATATG GTAGCGAGACTGAGAACTGCACCACCACTATTACTGTTCCAAGAGGTACCCAGTATAATAGAACATCTGGTGATTCAGTCACTATTGACTGTCCAGTGACGTATTGTGAAGAGCAGCCTGTAATACAATGGTACAGGTACAACAAAGCGGACAAGAAATCATTAATTTTGCAGAACGAACAAAGGCACACAGTTTCATGGATAAATGGAAAcaattttattttgaacttttcaTCTGTGAATAAGAACGACAGTGGATTGTATCACTGTGTAGCTACTGTGGGTGAACAAAAAATAGAGAGCCATTTAATAGAAGTCTTTGTTCAAG ATTACAGTAATCTCACGGAACCTGAAGATGCTAAAAATACTACAGAAAATCATGGAGCACCTGAAAGGAACAagattttgattatttatttcctGTCATCCCTGGGAGCACTGTGCTTCCTCATTTTttgctgctctggactgctgttTTTCGTAAGAAGGAATCAAG tGACAAACAAGATGATTTCATCAAATGTAGAACATGAAATGAATGTG TTAAGTAGCCATACGAACGCCCAGTGCTACAGTGCTAGCACTACTCACGTTTCTGATGAGGGATTTGCACCTGGCTTGCTGCAGTTTCCAGATGGCAATACCATCTATGACAATCAAGGCAATTGCCAGAAGGCCAGCAAGGCTGCACAAAATCTGACGTGCAATGAATCTGTCACCTGTATTCACCAGCTTCTACCTGCAAACCAGGATGCCCTTGTTTATGCAACACTCAGCCATGAGGAACCTTTTCAGAGATGTGAACCCGTTGTAGAAACGGTATTTACAGAATATGCTACCATTAGGCTGAAGAAATAA